The DNA sequence AGTAGCTATTGCCGGCCTCTCAACCCCTGAAATCCGCCCCAGCTTGAACAAGGATCCGGCCATAAAAGCGCCCGTATTCCCGGCCGACACTACAGCCGATACAGTCCCGCTTTTCAACAAGTCGAGCGCAACATTGATCGATGCGTCTTTTTTTTCGCGGATGGCGGATACAGGCGATTCGTTCATCCCGATATTCTGCGTTGCATTGTGTATATCTATATGGCCAATAAACTTTTGCTTTTGTATGATATTCGCGAGCCGATCCGTTTCCCCAATAAGCGTTATATCAAGCCCCGGAGTATTAGACAACGCAAGAATTGCGCCTTTGATAGTTTCTTCGGGCGCGAAATCCCCGCCCATTGCATCTACGGCGATCCTTCCCACTATATGTTATTTCTCCTTGGCTTTATTCTTTTTTTGCTTGACCCTGATTACCGCGCGGCCCTTATACGTTCCGCAAGCGGCGCACGCATAATGCGGGCGCTTTGGGGCCCCGCATGATGGACATGCTCCAACCCCCGGCAGGTGGGCCCTAAAACTTTCGGCTCTTCTTTTTCCCTGCCTTGATCTGCTGTGTCGCTTCTTTGGTACTGGCATGTAATTTTCCCCCCTTATTTGGCCGAATACTTTTCATCGCATAACAAATTTTAATTATACGGGTTTAGATTTTCTTTGTCAATTTAGGCCGCCGAGGAATTAACAGCAACACAAGCGCCGCCGATATTCCCGCGATCAAAGCCCCATATAAAAATGGGATCTCTGCGCCAAATCGATCCCACAAAAGCCCGGCGATCGCAGAAGTGGGCAAGGCAATAAGACCGATCACCATATAATATATGCCGTACGCTGTTCCTCGAAGTTCGGAACTTATATAATCGGCGACCATGGCTCTCGGTGTCATATTTGTTACTGCGCTAACCACTCCATATATTGCAAAAAGAAGCCATGCATATATCGGATGATTTAGGACTGCGAAACCAAAAGACATAATAGACGACAATGCAAAGCCGAGGAACAATATGTTTCTTTTGCCTATTTTATCGGCAAGGACGCCTAGCGGCTGGGACAGAGAGCTATATATAATGTTATATACCAAGTAAATGATAGGTATAAGCGCAGCTATCACTCCCATATTGTTAGCCCTCAAAATAAAGAGAGCATAACTAAAGTTTGAGAACTGGAATATTGCTGAAACCAAAAGGAACGAACGAAAACCGGAATCCAGATTTTTCCAATTGGTCGGTGTTTCGCTTTTTACAAATTCTTTCGCCTTAACATCTTTAACCATGAAAGAAACGATCAATACGGTAAAGATGCTTGGAATAAGCGATAGCCAGAATATTGTCCTATATTGGAAAACTATTGATAAGTTGGTATATCTTCCTAATATATATAGAAGGAACGATGCGAGGAGAGTGCCAATAACCGCCCCTGTCGTATCCATTCCCTGCTGGAATCCAAACGCGCGCCCTCTTTCGTTTTCTTGCACCGAATCGGCGATCAAGGCATCGCGCGGAGGATTTCGAAGGCCTTTGCCCACCCTATCGGCAAACCTGACAGCAACAACTTGGTACCAAGTATTGGCGAGCGCAATCAGAGGCTTAACAATTGCCGAGATGGAATATCCTACAACAACCAAACCCTTTCTAGCTTGAAGCTTATCGGAAACCCAGCCGGAAACAACTTTCAATATGCTCGCTGTCGATTCGGCGATCCCTTCGATCAAACCGATCATCGCACGGGAAATACCGATTGCGGAAAGAAATAGCGGGAGCAAAGAAAATATCATTTCAGATGAGATATCGGAAAATAAGCTGGTCATTCCGATCCAAAATACGTTCTTCTTTTTTTCCATATAGAAAAGGCCTTTCTTATTTGATCCTAAAAATTTGCACCCTGAATCCCAATTTGGGAAAATATTTTTCGCTTACCATGTCAAGATGGCTTGCGTTTTTCTTTATAAAAAGGTTCCAAGGCCCCTCCGCATGCCCTTCAGGATCGTATTTAATATCTTTGCCGTCAATAAAAGGCGATCCTTTTAACATTTTGATATCGGCTAGATACATGCCGCTTTGAAGTTTTATCTGGCCCAATGAAAATTCGTTAACGACCGGGCCGGGTCTTAAAGGGGACAGATGCAAATAAAATGCATATGGGCTCAACTCTACAAACGATGTCCCAAAAATAAGAGCTGAATGTGGCGGTGTATTTTTATGAAAAAAGT is a window from the Candidatus Saganbacteria bacterium genome containing:
- the rpmF gene encoding 50S ribosomal protein L32, whose product is MPVPKKRHSRSRQGKRRAESFRAHLPGVGACPSCGAPKRPHYACAACGTYKGRAVIRVKQKKNKAKEK
- a CDS encoding MFS transporter, translating into MEKKKNVFWIGMTSLFSDISSEMIFSLLPLFLSAIGISRAMIGLIEGIAESTASILKVVSGWVSDKLQARKGLVVVGYSISAIVKPLIALANTWYQVVAVRFADRVGKGLRNPPRDALIADSVQENERGRAFGFQQGMDTTGAVIGTLLASFLLYILGRYTNLSIVFQYRTIFWLSLIPSIFTVLIVSFMVKDVKAKEFVKSETPTNWKNLDSGFRSFLLVSAIFQFSNFSYALFILRANNMGVIAALIPIIYLVYNIIYSSLSQPLGVLADKIGKRNILFLGFALSSIMSFGFAVLNHPIYAWLLFAIYGVVSAVTNMTPRAMVADYISSELRGTAYGIYYMVIGLIALPTSAIAGLLWDRFGAEIPFLYGALIAGISAALVLLLIPRRPKLTKKI